The Tachysurus vachellii isolate PV-2020 chromosome 15, HZAU_Pvac_v1, whole genome shotgun sequence nucleotide sequence AAATTcccataaattaattaaaattaattcacATTCATTTCCATTAGTttccataaattctcataaattcCGGATAAATTTCCAACttggaatatttttttaaaaattcccatATGAGGTTCCCATGGAATGTTTCTGGAAATTCACCAGAAATATTTCGCATCCCACCAACAACCAAAAGTAGGTTATCTGAAGTTAAAACTAGTGATGTGCCAGCTTGGAAAGGATGAAACGTTAACAATTTattaacacacaataatataagcattattcaaataataatattcactTGACACAAAACATCAGAGGCTTAGGCCCCTACAACCCTTTTACCCCAGTCCAAGCCCTTTTTTATATCCAGAACTTTTTCTCCAGGACCCATTTTGAGACGCAACGCTCATATGGAATTATATTGTAATgttccaaataaaaatgtttttttcatgaaAAATTCAACATATTTGTAACATTttgattattaacattttgcatgtggatttttagaatttaatttgaaacaTCTGGCAACAAATTAACTCTATACGCCCCTCTAAACAAACAAGACCTCAAACCACCTGTCAGCTGTCAGCTGTCAGTCATTCAGGATTCACACAGGGCAGTTTCTATTGAGGGGAAAAGGCTGTTCTTTATgtcaaaaacatacattttacacattttaaaaacaacaacttttattCTTCGATTAATAATGAcgcaaaccacacacacacacacacacacacacacacacacacacacacacacacacacacacaaacacacacaaacacacacacagcgtgttGCCAGATCCGTGGAAAGCCTATATCAATATTACCGTATGGCGTTTAAGTGAAATGAGTCAAAAGCtatatagtattatagtattatagtataatactaaatattatatattttatatattataataatagatCAGTTTTCAGTTCAAAGGCAACCTATATTTAAGGACAATCTCTGACGcatacattcatttttattttaaatttaataaaaatttaattatttttttatacattcgttttattaaaaacagcaaactcaacacacacacaaacagctggtAGCAGGTCCACCCAGTGTGTTTGGGCGATATAAAGCAGAGCGGgtttaatatttgaaataaGGAATTTTTCTCCATGTGTTTAGATTTCTTTACAGAGATCTGGCAACCCGGGTCATACCGGTGCAAGTAAACAATACAGTCATATTAAACAGTAAGATATGAGATGAAATTATGgggtttcttctttttttaatattttgatacttgtatatgtgtgtttatgtgttgtaaATCGTGTGCTAAACGTATGGAACTAGTCCTTAAACCGCTTCACGTTTGTTACCAGTTAGAAAAATCTGTCCAATTTTAGCAGcgcagttagcattagcattagctaacCTAAAGTGGACGCCTAGTTCACTGGGCTAAATAGCTTATTTTACTCTTtgtttttatgcaaaaaaaaaaaaacacgtataTAATGCACAATTGCTGTTTAAACGTCTGTTTGTGAAATACGGCCTAAAAGGCAAAGATATCTCACTAGCTAGCAGACTAGCAATTAGCTTGATTTTTTAAGCTatggcaacatttttttttaattctgctgCAGTTATTGTTGGAGTTTGATttggtctgttttttattttattctacagAAGGGTGGATTAAGCAGGACTTGCTGTTTCACATGCCGGTGGAAATGAAAGGGTCACTGCTTCCAATATATTTGTGCGATAACGGGATGCTTGCTTTCTACACTCAGTTAAAtgttaaagattttattatttgtgcATATCTCTGAAATTTTCCCCCTGAACACTTCATTTATAGGCAACAGAAAAGTCCTGACCCTGACTGTAATGTTCCTGTAATTGAAGAAGGTATCATTAACCTACTCATttattggagaaaaaaaaggataaattatttatatatatatatatatatatatatatatatatataatttctttattttatattatttatttcttatatgtaataaaataatatatatatatatatatatatatatatacgtatatatatatatatacgtatatatatatacgtatatatatatatatagaacaaagtaaacatttataaactgtataatttgttaacaacattaaatttgtaaaaaaaaaaaaaaaagtcatgtcattcgttaatatgaaaataatagaCAAATTGGGAtctatttttattgaaaaaacatttaacagttctGGATTTTTTCTCTGCCGTGTTCTGTACtgctttatttcttacatatcTCAGCCCTAAAAAAATCTTATTGAAATACCACTGACTAAAATGctgcatttcttttgtttagtgGCTACTGCTGAGGATCCATCGGCAATTACAACTATTCAGTCAGCTGCCACGTTTTCCTCCGAACAGCCTATAAAATACCTCTTTAAGACAGAGGGAGCTGGGGGACAGGTAGGGGAACTGTACCCTCCCATCGGGCAGGTAGGACAGGAGAAGAAGTGATGAAGTTTTAAACTGTAGTTGTATTCCACTGCTCTGTAAGCATGTGTCAGCTCAAGTAGATGGAATggatatatattttgtgttagGATTGTCTTACATGCAATAGGACCTTAAGAGATGTGTTGTAGTAGGTGTTAGTGACCCTCCCATTTTTTGCAGGTGACATATCGGGTGATTCAAGTTGCAGATGGACAGTTAGAGGCTCAATCAGATGGCACCACTGCTGTCAGTGTTGTTGCTGGATTTCCTGCTACAACACAGCCGGTTACACAGGCAAGTGTATGGTGAGCTATGATAAATTCTTAAATATTATCATTCTCTAAATGTAACTAATACCTCTGTTGGTCTCTGTAAATAGGCTGTGTTCTCACAGGCCGAAGCCTTAGAGGGAGATGGCACAGAAACCCATTACACCTATTACCCTGCCACTATTTCAGATGCTGGAACAGGCACTATGGTTACCGGTGTGCAGGCTTCTGACACAATTCTCAGTCAGGGCACACCTACGGGTATCTATTTTAGCATACACTATAAAAAACCTGGCATAATTATACATTATAGATGTTGCTGGTATGTTTTCCATGTTATGACAACATCACTGTTAATTGttatttgtattgatttgcatttttatttatttaaaccacTTTGGTGTCAAGAGTCATATAAAGTTTCTCATTCTCGCACTGTTTCCTTtaatttcatgattttttttcttaccaatatgacattaaacattaacactaaaaaatattaaatcttcACATTAATAAGCAAATAATAAGCAATACATGAGGGGTTAATTTTCCAaacaagtgtaaataaataaaatgcaaacttTCCATTGGTAGATTGCTAGATTGTGTTGGATTGGGTGGGTAGTGTAGGCTTTATATTCACTTATTCAGCGAGTTAGAGGGGGATACATATGTTGATTACATTGCTGcaaagtgtgtttattgtgcTTGTGTGAGCTTATCTGAAGTATTGAAATTTAAGATGTGGAATTTCAGTACAAAGCTATTGGTTTAGAGTAAAAGGGATGCCAAGTTTATGTACATGTAAAGCAACTCTTTTGTTATTGTGCATGTCTCAGAGAGAATATC carries:
- the usf1 gene encoding upstream stimulatory factor 1 isoform X2 — encoded protein: MPVEMKGQQKSPDPDCNVPVIEEVATAEDPSAITTIQSAATFSSEQPIKYLFKTEGAGGQVGELYPPIGQVTYRVIQVADGQLEAQSDGTTAVSVVAGFPATTQPVTQAVFSQAEALEGDGTETHYTYYPATISDAGTGTMVTGVQASDTILSQGTPTGQLYVMMSPQEVLTGATQRSIAPRTQTCNTKSEAPRTSRDEKRRAQHNEVERRRRDKINNWIVQLSKTIPDCTLDATKTGQSKGGILSKACDYIQELRQSNNRIAEELNTLDRLRMDNQLLRQEVEDWKSKNQILRSQLRQHGIIAAASAEPQ
- the usf1 gene encoding upstream stimulatory factor 1 isoform X3 encodes the protein MPVEMKGSLLPIYLQQKSPDPDCNVPVIEEVATAEDPSAITTIQSAATFSSEQPIKYLFKTEGAGGQVTYRVIQVADGQLEAQSDGTTAVSVVAGFPATTQPVTQAVFSQAEALEGDGTETHYTYYPATISDAGTGTMVTGVQASDTILSQGTPTGQLYVMMSPQEVLTGATQRSIAPRTQTCNTKSEAPRTSRDEKRRAQHNEVERRRRDKINNWIVQLSKTIPDCTLDATKTGQSKGGILSKACDYIQELRQSNNRIAEELNTLDRLRMDNQLLRQEVEDWKSKNQILRSQLRQHGIIAAASAEPQ
- the usf1 gene encoding upstream stimulatory factor 1 isoform X1; translation: MPVEMKGSLLPIYLQQKSPDPDCNVPVIEEVATAEDPSAITTIQSAATFSSEQPIKYLFKTEGAGGQVGELYPPIGQVTYRVIQVADGQLEAQSDGTTAVSVVAGFPATTQPVTQAVFSQAEALEGDGTETHYTYYPATISDAGTGTMVTGVQASDTILSQGTPTGQLYVMMSPQEVLTGATQRSIAPRTQTCNTKSEAPRTSRDEKRRAQHNEVERRRRDKINNWIVQLSKTIPDCTLDATKTGQSKGGILSKACDYIQELRQSNNRIAEELNTLDRLRMDNQLLRQEVEDWKSKNQILRSQLRQHGIIAAASAEPQ